From the Excalfactoria chinensis isolate bCotChi1 chromosome 1, bCotChi1.hap2, whole genome shotgun sequence genome, one window contains:
- the PANX2 gene encoding pannexin-2 isoform X4 yields MQHIIDNHPDMATALLAGEKLKELILPGQQDDKAGALAALLLQLKLELPFDRVVTIGTVLIPILLVTLVFTKNFAEEPIYCYTPHNFTRDQALYARGYCWTELKDALPGVDASHWPSLFEHKFLPYALLAFAGIMYIPALGWEFLASTRLTSELNFLLQEIDNCYHRAAEGRAPKIEKQIQSKGPGITEREKREIIENAEKEKSPEQNLFEKYLERRGRSNFLAKLYLARHLFIIFLSIIPITYLSIYYATQKQNEFTCALGEPPDKTSSSKLHIRVNCKLPSVQLQRIIAGVDIFLLCFMNLIILINLIHLFIFRKSNFIFDKLNKVGIKTKKQWQKSQFCDINILAMFCNENRDHIKSLNRLDFITNESDLMYDNVVRQLLAALAQSNHDATPTMRDSGIQTIDPSVDPADIDGNEQLIIKRPRKKMKWIPTTNPLPQPFKEQLAIMKVENHKPEKPKPVRRKTATDSLIAPLLESAAKTSQQSSAHKTESNAVPSTGSEKKHTRHFSLDVHPYILSSKKSKPEIPAIPSMPTSKSQEGGFLNQEENVIVHVTSSLKAKTSLWASTD; encoded by the exons aTGCAACACATCATCGATAACCACCCCGACATGGCCACCGCGCTGCTGGCGGGcgagaagctgaaggagctgatcCTGCCGGGCCAGCAGGATGACAAGGCGGGCGCGCTGGCGGCGCTGCTCTTGCAGCTGAAGCTGGAGCTGCCCTTCGACCGCGTGGTCACCATCGGCACCGtcctcatccccatcctgcTCGTCACCCTCGTCTTCACCAAGAACTTCGCCG AGGAGCCAATATACTGTTACACACCACACAACTTCACCCGCGATCAAGCCTTGTATGCCAGAGGATATTGTTGGACAGAATTAAAAGATGCCTTGCCAGGAGTTGATGCCAGCCACTGGCCCTCCTTGTTTGAGCATAAGTTCCTACCTTATGCACTGCTGGCTTTTGCTGGGATAATGTACATtccagctctgggctgggaATTTCTGGCCTCCACCCGACTGACTTCAGAGCTTAATTTTTTGCTTCAGGAGATCGATAATTGCTACCACCGTGCAGCTGAAGGACGGGCACCAAAAATAGAGAAACAGATCCAGTCCAAAGGCCCGGGGatcacagagagagagaaaagagaaatcattGAGAAcgcagagaaggaaaaaagccctGAACAGAACTTGTTTGAGAAATACCTGGAAAGAAGAGGACGAAGTAACTTCTTAGCTAAGCTTTATCTCGCGAGACATTTGTTCATCATCTTTTTAAGCATCATACCAATTACATACTTATCCATCTACTATGCtacacagaagcaaaatgaatttaCGTGTGCTCTAGGAGAGCCTCCAGACAAGACAAGCAGCTCCAAATTGCACATCAGAGTGAACTGTAAGCTGCCATCTGTCCAGCTCCAGCGGATTATTGCAGGCGTAGAtatctttctcctctgcttcaTGAACTTGATCATCCTTATCAACTTAATTCACCTCTTCATATTTCGCAAGTCCAACTTCATATTCGATAAACTGAACAAAGTTGGAATAAAGACCAAGAAACAGTGGCAGAAGTCCCAGTTTTGTGACATCAATATTTTGGCTATGTTTTGCAATGAGAATCGGGACCACATAAAATCACTGAACCGTCTGGATTTTATTACGAACGAAAGTGATCTGATGTATGACAACGTGGTGCGCCAACTGCTGGCGGCGCTGGCCCAGTCAAATCATGATGCAACCCCAACCATGCGAGATTCAGGGATCCAGACAATAGACCCAAGCGTCGACCCAGCAGACATCGATGGCAACGAGCAGCTTATCATTAAGAGACCAAGGAAGAAGATGAAATGGATCCCAACTACCAATCCACTTCCTCAGCCTTTCAAGGAGCAGTTGGCCATCATGAAGGTCGAAAATCATAAACCTGAGAAGCCTAAGCCTGTGCGGAGAAAAACGGCGACGGATAGCCTGATTGCTCCCTTGTTAGAATCCGCTGCAAAAACCTCACAGCAATCATCAGCTCACAAAACTGAGTCAAACGCCGTCCCGAGCACaggcagtgaaaaaaaacacacgCGGCACTTTTCCTTGGATGTACATCCATATATACTTAGCAGTAAAAAATCCAAGCCAGAGATTCCAGCCATCCCCTCGATGCCTACATCAAAAAGCCAAGAGGGTGGATTTCTAAATCAGGAAGAGAATGTCATAGTGCACGTTACCTCCTCTCTCAAAG